From Pirellulaceae bacterium:
TTTGGGAAAATAGAGCGGACGAACGTCGAGTTTCGTGACAATGCTCACTTGATGCAAATCATTGATCGTATTGTGTCCAAGGTGGGACGCCGAGTCGATGAAACGTGCCCAATGGTTGATGCCCGTTTGACTGACGGCTCGCGTGTCAATGCGATCATTCCGCCTCTGGCTTTGGATGGCGCTGCGGTCTCGATTCGCCGCTTTGGTACGAATCCGCTTAAGTTGGAGGACCTTTTGAATTTTAAGGCCTTCACCCCGGAAATGGTGATGTTACTGGAGGGTGCGATCAAGGCGCGGCTTAATGTCGTGATCTCCGGCGGGACGGGATCTGGAAAAACCACGATGCTCAACACGCTGTCGAGCTTTATATCGAATAGTGACCGTATTATCACGATCGAAGACGCAGCCGAAATTCAGCTGCAACAGGAACATGTGGTTCGTCTTGAAACTCGTCCGCCAAATATCGAAGGCAAGGGATCGGTGACCGCTACCGATTTGGTTAAGAACGCGCTTCGAATGCGGCCCGAGCGAATCATTATTGGTGAGTGTCGCGGTCCTGAGACGCTCGACATGTTACAAGCGATGAACACCGGTCATGAAGGGTCCATGACCACCCTGCATGCCAATACGCCACGAGATGGCGTGGCACGTATGGAAACGATGATCATGATGGCGGGCTTCGAATTGCCAATCAAAGCGATGCGGCAACAAATCGCGAGTGCCGTCGACATCATTATTCAAGCTAGCCGGCTACAAGGTGGGAAACGCCGGGTGACCCACATTACCGAGGTGGTCGGCATGGAGCAAGATACTGTTGTGATGCAGGATATTTATCGATACATCCAGGATGGCATTGACGAAGCGGGAGCGGCAAAAGGTCGCTTTGTGTCCACCGGTATTCGACCCAATTTTATGCCGCGGCTTGAGTCCGTCGGAATCAAGTTGCCAGGTAGTGCGTTCCGCGAACGAGTGATGTTAAACGACTGACGATCCTACGAAGAGAAGCCAAGTATCAACTCACTGAGCGAATAAAATGTCAATCACGATTTTGGTTATCATCTCAGCATTTGTCGGAGTTGCCGCTCTGGTTGGCGGTCTCGCATCTTTAGTGAATGGTGCAACGGAAAGCATCGCCGAAGATCGACTCGGTGTTTTGACCGGCAAGGTGAAGAAGGGCAATGTCGAGCAGGACGCGACTGTGGTCTCCAGACCGCTCGACGATATGCCGAATGCGGTCGAGGAGATGGTCGCGAAGTTTCTGAACCTGACGCTGTTTTTGGAGCAAGCCAATATTAATTTCACGCCCAGCAAATTTCTGCTGATTGTGGGGGCGCTCGCAGGCGCTGGCGCGTTTGTTGTGCTCGTCGCTGGCTTGTCCCCGTTGTTCGCTCCGCTCGCAGCTCTCGCTCTGGCCAGTCTGCCGTTTGTGTACGCAGTTTTCGCACGGAAGATGCGTAAAAAAGCATTTGCGAAACAGTTACCCGAAGCGCTTGAACTGATTGCTCGCGCTTTGCGTTCCGGCCACAGTCTCGGAGCTGGATTCCAGTTGGTTGCATCAGAAATGCAAGATCCAATCTCAACCGAGTTCCGGCGTTGTTACGAGGAACAGAATCTTGGTATTCCCATGAATGATGCTTTGGATTCGCTGGCCAATCGTGTGCCAAATCTGGACTTGCGATTCTTTGCGACGGCTGTCATTTTGCAGCGACAGACAGGTGGTGACCTCGCTGAGATCCTCGATAAGATCGGCTATTTAATCCGTGAGCGTTTCAAGATTTGGGGGCAAGTGCAGGCGTTGACCGGAGAAGGGCGGCTGTCGGGAATCGTCTTGTTGGCCCTACCTCCCGCTCTCTTCGCGGTCATGTTGAGGCTCAATTACGGCTACATCATGTTGTTGTTTGAAGATCCGATGGGAAAACAAATGCTTGCCTTTGCCATCGTAATGCAGCTTGTCGGGGCAATCGTTATCAAGAAGATCGTCAATATTAAAGTTTAGGCCCAACTCGAAATACAGGTCCGTGTACCTTCACGACTTTAAGGGACCATCGCTATGTTGTTTGCAATCGTTGACTCCACCTTCACGATCTCCGCTGCGATTTTTGTCGCGTTTTCTACTGGGGCGTGGTGGCTGATGGACCTAATCGCATCGCGAAACACACGAGCCACTGAACGTCTGAGTGAACTTCATGACCCACGGAGGCGAACGAGTGAAAAAAATCCCGAGAATCGATCTGAAAAAGTTGTGAACGTCCTGAAAAAAGCGTCTCCGGCATTGGCGAAACCGTTGCAGCCCAAAACCGAAGGTGAGCAAGATAAGCTGAAATTGAGACTCGCACATGCTGGGTTTCGTAATGAGACTGCCCCCGGCTTTTTCCTCTCCATGAAATTCGTCGGACTGATCGGCGGATTCGTTTTAGCTGGCGGGTCAGTGTTGTTCACCGGTGTTAGTCAAGCCGTGCTGATGCGGGTCGTCGCCTGTGGGGGAGTCCTGTTTTACCTGCCTGATGGGATCGTTTGGCTTCTGAGTCGGCGACGAAAGCAAGCCATTTTTCTTAGCCTGCCCGATGCGCTTGATTTGATGGTCGTTTGTGTCGAAGCTGGTTTGGGCTTGGATCAGGCCATGCGTAAGGTTGCTGAAGAAATGACCAAATCACATCGAGTCATTGCCGAAGAATTCGCCATCTGCAATTTCCAACTCCAAATGGGGAAGACCCGCCGTGAGGTGTTGCAAGATCTTGGGAACCGGACTGGAGTTGATGATCTGCGTGCGTTAGCTGCTGTGTTGATTCAAGCTGAAAAATTCGGTGCAAGCGTAGGGCAGGCGTTGCGTGTGCAAAGTGACTCGATGCGTACGAGGCGACGTCAACTGGCGGAAGAAAAAGCAGCAAAAACGGCTGTGCAGCTAATCTTTCCGTTGGTGCTCTTTATTTTTCCGGGGATCTTTGTCGTGTTGGTGGGACCCGCAGCCATCACGATGGTGCGAGAAATGTTCCCCGCGATGAATGGCGGGTAGTCGATCGAACGCAGCCGATTGGCAATGGAGGTTGACTCATGAAAGAGTCTGACTGCGTAAAATTGAGCGGTTATGAGAGTGAATGGTGTTAGCACCATTTGGTTCACGGTAGGACTTCTTCGGCGGCGATACTTAAGGTTAGAGATCGATAGCCCACGCTAGCAGCTCGTTGATGAAACAGGGATTCGTCAGCCTCCTGGGAATGACTCTTGCAGCGAGAGTCGTGGGAGACCTTAAGGGAAAACGTTTTCCCAATGCAGATGGAGATGCATAATATGCCGCGAGTCAGGATCGCTTTATTGACGGGCCTCGCCCTTCTGATCACATTCTCATCAGTCGAAGCTGGCTGGCACGAATTCTGGCATCGGGTTCACACCGATTTCCATCGAAATAACTGCTGGCCAGAGCCGTTTACGACAATTGATCGTCGCGCAGTGCGAGCGCCTTTTCACGCGATGGTGCGGAATGGCTGGCGCCTGCAAAACACGCTTGGAGCAGCCTATTTTCATCATGAGACCAACGTGTTGAACGATGCGGGTAAACGAAAGCTTTACTGGATCCTGGCCAACTCACCAGAACAGTTTAAGACGGTCTACGTCTACCAGTCTTATGATTCTGAGATTTCCGAAAAACGACTCGACTCCGTTCAACAGACGCTGGCGCAATTGCTGCCGGATCAAGCGATGCCGTCAGTGCTACCATCGTTGGCCGAGCCCGTGGGGGCGTCAGCTGATTATGTCGATCAGGTCGACCGCAAAATGCGTTCGACGATCCCAAATCCCCGTCTACCGTCCTTCCAAGCTGCAGGCGGTTTGAGTGGCGGGTAAGCGCAAAAACGGCTATTGATGAGAGCATCAGCCCGCCTGGCGATCACGCCGGGCGGGCTTTTTTCTTTGGTTTCCTCCCGCTCAGATTGGGCGCCTGCGAGCAACGCTCTTGACCGCTATCGTCGTTAAAGTCGCCGCATCTCTCAGAATTCAACTCAAGCGATCCCTTTGGCAAGTCGATGCTGAGTATACGATGTGCGGTGTTTCAATCACGGGCGCGTCTGTTGTAGGTACTCCGGCGCGATGCCGCATGAACAGGGAGGTTGGTCGTGGCTCTCAAACAATGGAAACGAACTGCAGTCGTCTTGTTGGGGGTTAGCCTCGTTGGTTGTAAATCTGGGACGGACAAAACGCCTGTTCGCATGGATTCGTTCTTGAACCGGCAGAGTTCGTCGGCTGGGGCTGCTGCCGGATCGGGCGATCTTCAAGCCATGTCGCCGCAAAGCGTTGCCGCTCTTAAGACGGCGGGAAACGGCGGGCAAACGTCATTTGGGAAAGTCACCGCGGTAATGAAAGATGCGTTGACCATTGATCCCAGGGTGAGCCAATCGGCCGATCCAACTGACTTGGCCCACGATCCGGGGGAATTGCAACCCAAATTGTACCTATCCGCAGCGGCTCTTTATGAGCAGGCGGGGGATTTGGAATCCGCGGCTGAAAAATACGAACAACTACTTGTGATTGATTCGACCCACCGTGAAGGGCTTGTTGGTTACGGGAGATTGAAGCATCGGCAAGGTGATTTAGACGGAGCGATTGAAGTTTATCGCTTGGCGGCAACACAGTATGGTGATGATCCGATTGTTTTGAATGATCTTGGCTTGTGCTTAGCGCGGTCAGGTCGTTCCCAGGAAGCTGTTGAGAGTCTACAAGCCGCTATTCAATTAAAACCCGAGAGCTTGTTGTATCGGAACAATTTGGCTGCCGTGCTCGTCGAAGCAGACCGTTCGAACGAGGCCGTGACCGCGCTAGAGCAGTCGTATGGGCCAGCGGTTGCCCACTACAATGTGGCTTATCTTTTGAAGCAACAGGGCAAAGGGCAAGATGCCATCGTCCATTTTAACGAAGCGTTGAGGCTCAATCCGTCAATGCAACCTGCTCGCATCATGCTCGACCAGATGGCGCCGCAAATCGGAACGCTGCCGCAACATCTCCAACGTCCGTCCGCAGGAGATAAACTACGAACCAGCAGTCGATCGCCAGCCCGCCGACCAGGATCGGTACCCATTTCAGAGCCCCGAGTTGATCCTGGGACGGATGCTGCGATGACTCCATCCAATGATTTGACTCGACTTGGATCACGGATTTCGTCTCCGTCGGAGGTCATGCCCAGCGTTGCGATCGAGCACCTGAAGCCGGTCCAAGCGGTAATCGTACCGGCCGAAGCGGAAAAAGTTCCGTCGTTCGTAACGCAGGCAACTTTTGCACAGCCGTTATCGCCAAAGATTCGTCAGCCTGAGACGGTGGCGACGAAAGCTGTTGAACATCGGATTCGGATTCCGCTTTCGCGGAAAACGAAATCAAAAGAATCCAGTTTGGTTCCGCCTTCACCGTCCGAGCTGAAATCGCAGCGGTTGCCCGAATTCTTGCCCGTACAGGATGATTGAACGGCCGCTGCAGAATCAATTCTTCAGGTCATCTATGCGTTGCTGTAACGCTTTCATGATGATCGGGCCGACTTCGGGGCCACAACTGTTGATCTCGCCGTATTGGGATTTCTGACGACCGTATGCATAGGGTGCCAGTTGGTCCCATTGCCGCTTCGGAATGATGTATCCAATTTCGTCGTTTGCGAGCCCGATTAGCATCCATGGAGATGAGCCCATCATCGCTTTCAGAGGCCGTTCGAGGGCCGCATCGGGATAGTCGACGTTGGGTTCCACTGGGATCTGATATTTGCCGTAAACGAGCTCTGGATAAATCTCGCCCGGAACGCAGGCTACTTTGAGTTCGCCAAGGCCCAGGCATGCGACTTCGGTGGCGATGGCGAGCGAATTCTTGAGGGGAAGTCGACCGAGCGGTTGGTTGGCGTCGTTGAAGTCACCTGTCCATGAGACTCCGGGGCGTTGTAGAACGCCCACCAGTCGTGCAGTTCGGTAGAGCTGATTTTGTAAAGGGATTGCCACGCTTTGTTGCGAAATTCTCAAGGGTGTCAATTGAATCGGTTCGGCTGCCTTGGTTGCCCGCATGGCTAACTTGGCGACTGCTTTGCCATATTGTTTCGCGTAGTGAAAGTTTCCCCGTTGAAGCGGTTGCCCCTGTTCATTTCTGATTCCATCAGCCGGTGGTGCCATCAGCCCACCAACTTCTCCGGAGAAGTAGGCAACCGGGCAGTTGTATGCCTTCTCGAGGACTGCGATCGTTATCGCTGGAAAGTCGGCTGTGATCAGCGTGTTTTTCGAGCCGAGTGCCTCCGGGTGGCAGCTCCATACGACTAACAGGCCGACATTCTGTGAGGGATCCGTCACTCGTGTAAACTTTAAAACTCGGAGGGTGGCTGCTTTGACTTCTGGCTTGCGGCTGTCGCCAACGAGAGTTGGATCAGTGGCCGCTCCAAACGTGGCATACACGGGTACGGCTTTTGACGCCGCCGCTTGAGTTACTGCCACGATTTTGTCCACGAGCGATTCAAGATAGGCTTCGTCGACACCGCGGTGAAAGGGTGATTTGCCCCAAAGTCCAATCGTATCAGGTCCCTCATGGTTGTGTGTGCTGCTCACCATGACGTAGTCAAAGTCAGGTAGCTGCTGCCGGATTCGTTTCACCGTTGGTAGCTGCAATCCGACGACATCGACCGTTACCCATGCGATCTTCTTTGAGCCCTCTTGGAAGACAACACTTGTCGCTCGCAGTGGGTCATGGATCCCCGTTGCTTGGCGCCCCCACCCGTAGCCTGCCAGCCAAACCGGATGGTTGGTTCGAATGCTGGGGGTGATGTCGATTGACTCGATGCCAACTTGGAGCGGGCCTGCGGGTGGCTGCATTGGCTCCGCAGCAAGAGTGCGGTTTGCAGAAAGCAGGACCAAGTTCATGCTGATCGCCAGGACAAAAATCGTCGTTTGGCCTATTTGTGCCAGACGGATTCGCTTCAGGTGATGAAAATTAAGCTTCATGACGTCTTTGCCGTGTGTGTAGCGAACTGGCCTGCCAATGGCTGTGTTTCGGAAAAGAAGCCCTCACCGTGACACCCTATCCACCGTGACACCCTATCGGCTTCGTCTGGGAAAATCACCAGCAATGTAGATGATCGTGGCCTGCAGCAGCTTGTCGCCGCTCCTCAATCTGCATTAGAATCTGAGATCTTTAAGTTGCAACCCTCACGTTCTTCAGCCGAGTGGGATCTCACAAGATGAATAGTTTAGTACGCGTACAGCTTTCGATCATGATGTTTCTCCAGTTTTTTGTCTGGGGAGCTTGGTACGTGACTGCTCCGAACTATCTCAGCACCATTGGTTTTGATGCGGGGAACGTGGGCGACACCTTTACCGTTGGACCTATCGCGGGCCTAATTACGCCGCTCCTGGTTGGGCTGATTGCCGATCGATTCTTGTCGGCTCAAAAGGTTTTGGGGATTCTGCATTTGCTCGGGGGGGTCATTATGTTTGGCGCAATCACCGTCATGCAGCAAGAATCGCCGTCGCCCGGACTTCTGAATTGGGGGTTCTTTCTCGGCTACATGCTCACTTACTATCCCACACTCGCCCTCACAAACACGATTGCGATGAAGAACATGAGCGATCCGGAAAAAGATTTTCCGGGAATTCGTGTGCTGGGAACGATCGGCTGGATCGCAGCTGGCCTCGTGCTCACCTTCGCAAACCTCGAAACCAATGTTGGCATGTTTTACTTGGCTGCCGGTACCGCGATCGTACTCGGATTGTTCAGCTTCACACTTCCGGATACGCCACCCGTGAAAGGTGAACCGGTAAGCATCAGCCAGTTATTTGGTTTGGACGCTTTTGCACTTTTCAAGGATCGATCGTACTTTGTATTTATCATTTGTTCGATGTTGATCTGCATTCCGCTTGCCTTTTATTACCAGA
This genomic window contains:
- a CDS encoding CpaF family protein gives rise to the protein MKTIGASSRLQDSSKNEVFEGLKRSIHSKLVDKLDLNKVGELEGDTLRREIRLVVEHLCDTQDTLLNRNERERLIDEVLDETFGLGPLELLLKDPKVCDILINGPRDVFVERFGKIERTNVEFRDNAHLMQIIDRIVSKVGRRVDETCPMVDARLTDGSRVNAIIPPLALDGAAVSIRRFGTNPLKLEDLLNFKAFTPEMVMLLEGAIKARLNVVISGGTGSGKTTMLNTLSSFISNSDRIITIEDAAEIQLQQEHVVRLETRPPNIEGKGSVTATDLVKNALRMRPERIIIGECRGPETLDMLQAMNTGHEGSMTTLHANTPRDGVARMETMIMMAGFELPIKAMRQQIASAVDIIIQASRLQGGKRRVTHITEVVGMEQDTVVMQDIYRYIQDGIDEAGAAKGRFVSTGIRPNFMPRLESVGIKLPGSAFRERVMLND
- a CDS encoding type II secretion system F family protein — its product is MSITILVIISAFVGVAALVGGLASLVNGATESIAEDRLGVLTGKVKKGNVEQDATVVSRPLDDMPNAVEEMVAKFLNLTLFLEQANINFTPSKFLLIVGALAGAGAFVVLVAGLSPLFAPLAALALASLPFVYAVFARKMRKKAFAKQLPEALELIARALRSGHSLGAGFQLVASEMQDPISTEFRRCYEEQNLGIPMNDALDSLANRVPNLDLRFFATAVILQRQTGGDLAEILDKIGYLIRERFKIWGQVQALTGEGRLSGIVLLALPPALFAVMLRLNYGYIMLLFEDPMGKQMLAFAIVMQLVGAIVIKKIVNIKV
- a CDS encoding tetratricopeptide repeat protein, which gives rise to MALKQWKRTAVVLLGVSLVGCKSGTDKTPVRMDSFLNRQSSSAGAAAGSGDLQAMSPQSVAALKTAGNGGQTSFGKVTAVMKDALTIDPRVSQSADPTDLAHDPGELQPKLYLSAAALYEQAGDLESAAEKYEQLLVIDSTHREGLVGYGRLKHRQGDLDGAIEVYRLAATQYGDDPIVLNDLGLCLARSGRSQEAVESLQAAIQLKPESLLYRNNLAAVLVEADRSNEAVTALEQSYGPAVAHYNVAYLLKQQGKGQDAIVHFNEALRLNPSMQPARIMLDQMAPQIGTLPQHLQRPSAGDKLRTSSRSPARRPGSVPISEPRVDPGTDAAMTPSNDLTRLGSRISSPSEVMPSVAIEHLKPVQAVIVPAEAEKVPSFVTQATFAQPLSPKIRQPETVATKAVEHRIRIPLSRKTKSKESSLVPPSPSELKSQRLPEFLPVQDD
- a CDS encoding type II secretion system F family protein; protein product: MLFAIVDSTFTISAAIFVAFSTGAWWLMDLIASRNTRATERLSELHDPRRRTSEKNPENRSEKVVNVLKKASPALAKPLQPKTEGEQDKLKLRLAHAGFRNETAPGFFLSMKFVGLIGGFVLAGGSVLFTGVSQAVLMRVVACGGVLFYLPDGIVWLLSRRRKQAIFLSLPDALDLMVVCVEAGLGLDQAMRKVAEEMTKSHRVIAEEFAICNFQLQMGKTRREVLQDLGNRTGVDDLRALAAVLIQAEKFGASVGQALRVQSDSMRTRRRQLAEEKAAKTAVQLIFPLVLFIFPGIFVVLVGPAAITMVREMFPAMNGG
- a CDS encoding MFS transporter; amino-acid sequence: MNSLVRVQLSIMMFLQFFVWGAWYVTAPNYLSTIGFDAGNVGDTFTVGPIAGLITPLLVGLIADRFLSAQKVLGILHLLGGVIMFGAITVMQQESPSPGLLNWGFFLGYMLTYYPTLALTNTIAMKNMSDPEKDFPGIRVLGTIGWIAAGLVLTFANLETNVGMFYLAAGTAIVLGLFSFTLPDTPPVKGEPVSISQLFGLDAFALFKDRSYFVFIICSMLICIPLAFYYQIASRVVELTQLPIGLTMSYGQMSEIFFMLVMPLFFARLGVKWMLAVGMLAWVVRYALFAIGAPDEIRWMIILGVVLHGICYDFFFVTGQIYTDKKAPKPIRAQAQGLLVMLTLGLGMMIGAQIAASVEATNTPAKAISLNEQVVEKTKEYASLEEAIGTGTAEPGQLDALNKEKNDLRHQALAAMQWKSLWAFPAIFAAVILVVFVIAFHDNSDKDSTAESA